A genomic region of Kribbella sp. NBC_00382 contains the following coding sequences:
- a CDS encoding thaumatin family protein: MPKLIAVMLTLALFLGIPAPVSQAAGVATVHTVTFVNQSGQTLWIGSSVNADNSVNFAGLPTLTNGQSATITIPEGSWPNHWRGKFFGRQGCTGQSGSTFKCAVGDCGPFADRCSLGEQPTSLAEFNFDQADGLAPWYNVSYVNAFALPITIRANNPQAPPGSPECETMGFPENLLPYCPQANKRVGTNGVTPYCLNLNRDARTPYSDALSSHCPKAYAWSKQDAEQGNQTVRQCRNCTGFTVTFHAV, from the coding sequence ATGCCCAAGCTGATCGCCGTAATGCTGACGCTTGCCCTTTTCCTGGGAATACCAGCACCCGTTTCCCAGGCCGCCGGCGTCGCCACCGTCCATACCGTGACGTTCGTGAACCAGTCCGGCCAGACGCTCTGGATCGGGTCCTCGGTCAACGCGGACAACTCGGTCAACTTCGCCGGGCTGCCCACGCTGACCAACGGGCAGTCCGCGACGATCACCATCCCGGAAGGCTCCTGGCCCAACCACTGGCGCGGCAAGTTCTTCGGCCGGCAAGGCTGTACGGGCCAGTCCGGATCCACCTTCAAGTGCGCCGTCGGCGACTGCGGTCCGTTCGCTGACCGGTGCAGTCTCGGCGAGCAGCCGACCAGCCTGGCCGAGTTCAACTTCGACCAGGCCGACGGGCTCGCGCCCTGGTACAACGTCAGCTACGTCAACGCCTTCGCGCTGCCGATCACCATCCGGGCCAACAATCCACAGGCTCCGCCAGGCTCACCCGAGTGCGAGACGATGGGCTTCCCGGAGAACCTGTTGCCGTACTGCCCGCAGGCCAACAAACGCGTCGGTACGAACGGCGTCACGCCGTATTGCCTGAATCTCAACCGCGACGCGCGCACCCCATACAGCGACGCGCTGAGCTCGCATTGCCCCAAGGCCTATGCCTGGTCGAAGCAGGATGCCGAGCAAGGCAACCAAACCGTCCGACAATGCCGCAATTGCACCGGATTCACCGTGACTTTCCATGCCGTCTGA
- the pyrE gene encoding orotate phosphoribosyltransferase — translation MDIAELGQRIYQASHLTGEFVLRSGITATEYFDKYRFEADPVLLDAIAEALVPLVPAGTEVLAGLEMGGIPVVTALGRHSGLPCAFVRKEAKPYGTCRLAEGAEIAGRQVLVVEDVVTKGGQIVASTQELRALGAQISRALCVIDRQLGGAETLAADGIELTSLLTAADFLS, via the coding sequence GTGGACATCGCGGAGCTGGGACAGCGGATCTATCAGGCGTCGCATCTGACCGGGGAGTTCGTGCTGCGGTCGGGGATCACGGCGACCGAGTACTTCGACAAGTACCGGTTCGAGGCGGACCCGGTGTTGCTGGACGCGATCGCCGAGGCGCTGGTGCCGCTGGTGCCGGCCGGGACCGAGGTGCTCGCCGGGCTCGAGATGGGCGGGATCCCGGTCGTGACGGCGCTCGGCCGCCATAGCGGGCTGCCGTGTGCCTTCGTCCGCAAGGAGGCCAAGCCCTACGGAACCTGCCGCCTCGCCGAGGGCGCCGAGATCGCCGGCCGCCAGGTCCTCGTGGTCGAGGACGTTGTCACCAAGGGCGGTCAGATCGTTGCGTCCACCCAGGAGCTGCGTGCGCTTGGTGCTCAGATCTCCCGGGCCTTGTGCGTGATCGACCGCCAATTGGGTGGCGCCGAAACGCTGGCCGCGGACGGCATCGAGCTGACTTCCCTGCTGACCGCGGCGGATTTCCTTTCTTAA